The genome window GTCAGCGATCTCAACGCAGCGCAATTGAAAGAGTTGAAAATCGATGGCGGTATCCTGATCGAAGCGACAGAAGGTGCGGCAGCACGTGCCGGCTTGCGTGGCGGTGACATCATCCTGCGCCTGAACAACACCGACATCAAGGATGCGCGTCAATTCAATGGCCTGGTGGCGAAGCTGGATACCAAGAAAACCACTTTGCTGCTGGTTCGTCGTGGTGACTCTTCCCAGTTCGTGACGATCAAGCCTTTGGCGCAATAAGCCGATAATCGAAGACGAGGCTGCCTGCTGAAAAGCTTGCAGCCTTTTCTTTTGCCTGCGAGAGCCCAGCCTTGATTCAATTCACACTGTATTCCCGGACCTACTGCCATCTGTGCGATGACATGCTGCACGCCCTGCAGACGCTGCTCGGGGCGGATAGCTACGCGATCAATGTGCTGGATGTGGATGCCGATGAGGCATTAGTGGCGCAATACGATGAACTGGTGCCGGTGCTGGTGGGTCATAGGGAAGGGCGGGCGGCACAGCAGATTTGCCATTATTTCCTGGATGAGGCTGCAGTCCGGGCCTTTATTGCCCGTTCATAAACTGCAGGATGCGGATATCGCGGAGGAATGCCATTTCGCACGAAATTGTCACACCAAATGCCAGCCCCCGGAATTTACGGGATTTCCCCTCTGAAATCCGGTAAAATGCCGTGGCCGTCATCCCTCTGTAACAAGGCGCTCGCTTGGGGAAATCATCCCAGCATTGAGCGCTTTTTTTGTAATTGTCACTTGGTTAATGAACAACATTCGCAACTTTTCCATCATCGCCCATATCGACCACGGTAAATCGACTCTTGCCGACCGCATTATTCAATTGTGCGGAGGCTTGTCTGATCGCGAAATGGAGGCGCAAGTCCTTGATTCCATGGATATTGAGCGTGAGCGTGGCATTACCATCAAGGCCCAGACCGCGGCCCTGATGTACAAGGCGCGCGACGGCCAGGTGTACAACCTGAACCTGATCGATACGCCGGGCCACGTCGATTTCAGCTATGAAGTCAGCCGTTCGCTGTCCGCCTGCGAAGGCGCGTTGCTGGTAGTCGATGCGTCGCAAGGCGTGGAAGCGCAAACCGTGGCGAACTGCTATACCGCGCTGGACCTAGGTGTGGAAGTGGTGCCGGTCCTGAACAAGATTGACTTGCCATCGGCCGATCCGGCCAATGCCATCGCAGAAATCGAAGAAGTGATCGGGATTGATGCCAGCGAAGCGGTGCATTGCTCGGCCAAAACCGGCCTCGGTGTGCAAGACGTACTGGAATCGCTGATTACCAAGGTGCCGCCGCCTAAGGGCGATGCGACTGCGCCATTGCAGGCATTGATCGTCGACTCATGGTTCGATAACTATGTCGGCGTAGTGATGCTGGTACGCGTGATGAACGGTACCTTGCGTCCGAAAGATAAAATTTTGCTGATGGCCAGCGAATCGCAGCATCTGGTCGAAAGCGTCGGTGTGTTCACGCCGAAATCGATCTCGCGCGACACGCTGACAGCCGGGCAGGTAGGCTTCATCATCGCCGGCATCAAGGAATTGAAAGCGGCAAAAGTCGGCGATACGGTCACCCTGGCCAGCCGCCCGGCAGCCGAGCCTTTGCCTGGCTTCAAAGAGGTACAGCCGCAAGTGTTTGCCGGCCTGTTCCCGGTCGAAGCGAACCAGTACGACGCCTTGCGCGACTCGCTGGAAAAGTTGAAATTGAACGATGCGGCGCTGATGTATGAGCCGGAAGTATCGCAGGCGCTGGGCTTCGGCTTCCGCTGCGGCTTCCTCGGTTTGCTGCATATGGAAATCGTGCAGGAGCGCCTCGAACGCGAGTTCGATATGGACCTGATCACGACCGCGCCTACCGTTATTTATGAAGTGGTCTTGCGCGACGGCTCCATCCTGATGGTGGATAACCCGTCGAAGATGCCGGACCCGTCGAAGATTGAAGAAATCCGCGAACCTATCGTCACCGTCAATCTCTATATGCCGCAGGAGTATGTCGGCTCGGTGATTACGCTGTGTACGCAAAAGCGCGGCATCCAGATGGACATGAGCTATCACGGCAAACAGGTCAAGCTGATCTATGAAATGCCGATGGCGGAGATCGTGCTCGACTTCTTCGACAAGCTGAAGTCGACGTCGCGTGGCTATGCATCGATGGACTATGAGTTCAAGGAATACCGTTCATCCGATGTGGTCAAGGTCGACATGTTGATCAACAGTGAAAAGGTCGATGCGCTGGCGATTATCGTGCATCGCGCCAACAGCCAGTATCGTGGCCGTGCAGTAGCCGCCAAGATGCGCGAACTGATTCCGCGCCAAATGTTTGACGTCGCGATCCAGGCAGCGATCGGTGCCAATATTATTTCGCGTGAAAACGTGAAGGCACTGCGCAAAAACGTTTTGGCGAAATGCTACGGCGGCGATATCAGCCGTAAACGCAAGCTGCTGGAAAAACAAAAAGCCGGTAAGAAACGCATGAAACAGGTGGGCTCGGTCGAGATCCCGCAGGAAGCGTTCTTGGCAATTCTACAAGTGGATGACAAATGACGTTCCAAGACATCTTAGGCAATTTTTCGCTGATTCTTTTCATCCTGATGGTAGGAACCGGCATCGTCTGGTTCCTCGACGTGCTGTATTTGAAAAAACAACGTCGCGCCAAGGCTGATGCGGTATTGGCCGAATTCGATGCACGTAATGCCAAGCTGGCAGGCGAGGGCATCAAGCCGGATAACACCGGCCGTGCGGCGCTGGAAGCCAGCCTGTTGCGCCAACCGGCGTGGATCGAGTATTCGGGCAGCTTCTTCCCGGTGATTGCGCTGGTGTTTTTCCTGCGCTCTTTCCTGTATGAGCCGTTCAAGATTCCATCGACGTCGATGGTACCTACGCTGCAGGTCGGTGACCTGATCCTGGTGAACAAATACCAGTACGGCATACGCTTGCCTATCATCAACAAAAAAATCATCGATATTGGCAATCCGCAGCGCGGCGACGTCATGGTCTTCAAATATCCCGAGAACATGGCGCTGGACTACATCAAGCGCGTCGTCGGCGTGCCTGGCGATACCGTGACCTACCGCAACAAGCGCCTGATCGTAAATGGCCAGCCGGTGTCCTACAAGCCTTTGCCGGATTACCTGGATGAAGAGACACTGAGCTATTCCAAGCATCTGAGCGAAGACTTGAACGGCGTCGCCCATCAAATCCTGAATAATCCACGTGCACCATCCTATGTGGCGAATCCGCACGATTTCCCGAACCGGGATTTGTGCACTTACGACGTAGAAGGATTTACCTGCAAGGTCCCCGCTGGACAATATTTCATGATGGGTGATAATCGGGATAACAGCCTCGATAGCCGCTACTGGGGTTTCGTGCCGGATAAAAACATTGTCGGAAAAGCATTCTTTATTTGGTTGAATTTGAACAACTTCCCTAGCAATCTGGGTCGTATCGGTAATTTCCAGTAATTCGAATCAGGAGCGCGTACATGGCATACCCGTTGCAGAATAGTCGTTATCAACAAGGCATTACTTTGGTGAGCCTGATTCTGGTCCTGGCTGTGATTGGTGCAATTGCCGTATTGGCGCTTAAAGTAACCCCTACGGTTACTGAATATTTTTCGATCAAAAAGGCGATTGCCAGCGTCAAGGCTGCTGGCGGCTCGGTGCCGGAAATGCGCGCCGCCTTTAACCGGCAGGCTGAAGTTGGTTATATCGATGCGATCGACGGCAAGGATCTGGACATCGTCAAGAACGGTGATGACACTGAAATCAGTTTCGCCTACCAAAAGACGATCCCACTTGGCGGTCCGGTCAGCCTGCTGATCGATTACGCCGGTTCGACCGGTAATGGCGTGGCAAAGAAAGCTCTTCCTTAAGGCGATGAAGCGATAGAAATAAGCGATAGAAAAATGGATTTAACGTTATTGCAAAACCGGCTGGGCCACACTTTCAAGGATGCTGTTTTATTGCAGCAGGCTTTGACGCATCGTAGCCACGGAAGCGTACATAACGAACGCCTGGAGTTCCTCGGCGATTCCATTTTGAATTGCGTGGTTGCATCGCTGCTGTTCGATCGCTATAGCAAGATTGATGAAGGTGATCTGTCGCGTTTACGCGCCAATCTGGTCAAGCAACAATCGCTGTACGAAATTGCGCAGCGCCTGGAACTATCGCACTTCCTGCGCCTGGGCGAGGGTGAATTGAAGTCGGGTGGTTTCCGCCGGCCATCGATTCTCGCCGATACCCTGGAAGCATTGTTTGGTGCGATTTTCCTCGATGCCGGTTTCGACACTGCACGTGATGTGATCCGTGCCTTGTACATTCCTATCCTCGATAGTGTGGATCCGAAGACCCTGGGCAAGGATGCCAAGACCCTGTTGCAGGAATACCTGCAGGGTAAAAAGATCGCACTGCCGCAATACAATGTGGTGGCGACCCACGGTGCCGCCCACAATCAGGAATTCGAAATCGAATGTCTGGTTCCTAAACTGGATATCCAGGTGTTTGGCACTGGTGGCAGTCGCCGGGCCGGCGAGCAGGCAGCAGCCAAGCTGGCACTGGAAGCAGTGCAGGCAGCCTTCGTCAAAACGCCGGCCGCCAGCCGTAAAGCCAAGCCGCGCACCGCGCAATTAAAGCTCGCGGGCATCGCAACCGTGCAGCTCGATGACGCCGATAAGGCTGCTGCGAAAGCGTCGGCTAAAGCTGATGCAAAAAATACCAAGGCGGAAGTAAAAGCCGTCGCCGAAGCAACTGAAACACCCGTCAACGATGGACAAAAAAGTTTGATCGCCGAGCCTGATGCCGCGAAAACGACTGATGTCGCATCTGATGATGCAGCAACAAAAACTTCTACCACTTCCCATTCCAAAATTGCATGACTGAATCTGCCGCACTGTCTCACTTTCGATGCGGTTATATCGCGATCGTCGGTCGCCCTAACGTCGGTAAATCGACCCTGATGAATGAGCTGATCGGTGCCAAGGTCAGTATTACATCGCGCAAGGCGCAAACTACGCGCCATCGCATCACCGGCATCCAGACTGTGGAAGATGCGCAGTTTGTGTATGTAGACACGCCTGGCTTCCAGACCCGTCATTCGAATGCGCTGAACAAAACCCTGAATCGCACCGTCACGAATACGCTGACAGCTGCGGACGTCATCCTGTACGTGATCGAGGCCGGTACTTTTGGCCAGGCCGATCAGCAGGTACTGGACCTGATTCCAAAGAATGTGCCTTGCATCCTCGTGATCAACAAGTCGGATCGCGTCAAGGACAAGGCTGTCTTGCTGCCGTTTGCGCAGCAAATCGCCGCCAAGCGTGATTTCACCGCAGTGGTGCCGGTATCGGCCAAATTACGTTTCCAGCTTGAAGGCTTGCAGGGCGAAATCAAAAAATATCTGCCTGAAGGCCCGCCTATTTTCGGTGAGGATGACATTACCGATCGCAGCGAAAAATTCCTCGCCGCTGAAATCGTGCGGGAAAAAGTTTTCCGTTTCGTTGGTGATGAATTGCCTTACACCAGTACCGTACTGATCGAAAAATTTGAAGTGGAAGGCAATCTGCGCCGCGTGTTCGCCGCGATCCTGGTCGAGCGCGATACGCATAAATCGATGGTCATCGGTAACAAGGGTGCCCGTCTGAAAGATATTTCTACCCAGGCGCGCCTGGATATGGAGCGTTTGTTCGGTGGCCCGGTGTATCTGGAAATCTGGGTCAAGGTCAAATCAGGCTGGGCTGATAATGAAGCCGGTCTGCGTGCATACGGATACGAATAACCCTAGCTAAAGATGGCTGCATCTATCGCCGACGTCAGTTCTTTCAACGACTCTTCAGCTGAAGAACAGCCGTCGGTGCACGCAGAAAGTGCTGCAGAAACATCTGCCGCGAAAACTGCAAAATCCAGCAAAGCGGCGCCTCGCCGCGCCCGCACTCCGGAAAAAGAATTTCGCATAGCCGATCAGCCTGGCTTTGTGCTGCACAGTTACCCATATAAAGAAACCAGCCTGATCGTCGATGTTTTTTCACGCGATCACGGTCGCATTGCCTTGGTTGCTAAAGGTGCCAAGCGTCCTCATTCCAAATTGCGCGGTGTATTGCAAACCTTCCAACCCTTGTCCGTAGGCTGGAGCGGCAAAGCGGAAGTGCGTACGCTGACGGCGGCCGAATGGGTCGGTGGCTTGTTGCCGCTGGAAAAATCGGCTTTGCTATGCGGCTTTTACCTGAACGAATTGCTGGTGAAATTGCTGGCGCGCGATGACCCGCATCCGGCCTTGTTCGATCATTATGTAAGTGCGCTGAACCAGCTGGCGCATGATGAGCCGGCACCTATCGTATTGCGCAAATTTGAACGCGCGCTGCTGAAGGAAACCGGTGTCGCCAGCGATTGGCGCGTGTGTACCGCGAGTGGCAAGGCGATCGTTCTTGAACAAATCTATGTGCTGGATCCGGAGCGCGGACCGCGCCCCGCACGTCCGGCTGATGTCTGGCCGCGTGTCTCGGGCAAGACCTTGCTGGACATGGAAAACGAGGATTACACAGATACGCAGACCCAAACACAAAGTAAATTCCTGATGCGTTTCCTGCTGGCGCATCATCTGAACGGCGCACCACTGAATACGCGTCAAATATTGATCGATTTGCTGCAGCTTTAACGGAATAATATTCATGAGCTTTCTTCAACCGGCTTCAACCATCATCGACCTCGGCATCAATATCGACCACGTTGCCACCTTGCGCAATGCGCGCGGCACCGTCTATCCGGATCCGCTGCAAGCCGCCTTGCTGGCGGAAGAGGCCGGCGCCGATGCCATCACGCTGCATTTGCGCGAAGACCGTCGTCACATCAAGGATGCCGACGTTGAATTGATCCGTCCGAAGTTGTTGACGCGCATGAATCTTGAGTCGGCTGTGACGACCGAGATGGTTGATTTCGCCTGCCGCATCAAACCGCAAGATGTTTGCCTGGTACCTGAACGACGCGAAGAAGTGACGACTGAAGGCGGGCTGGATATCGTTAAATACTTCGACGTGGTTGCTGCTGCGATCAGGCAGTTGCAAGCTGAAGGCATACGCGTGAGCCTCTTCATCGATGCTGATGCCGAACAAATCCAGGCGGCGGCTGAAGCCGGTGCGCCGGTGATTGAGTTGCATACCGGACGTTATGCGGATGCGCATGACGCCGCGCAACAGCAGGCTGAATTGGAACGTGTGCGGCGCGGTGTGGCAGAAGGCATGGCACGTGGCCTGAAGGTGAATGCCGGTCACGGTTTGCATTACACCAATGTGCAGGCGATTGCAGCGATTCCGGATATCGCCGAGCTTAATATCGGCCACGCCATCGTTGCGCATGCGGTATTCGTCGGCTGGCAAAATGCAGTGCGTGAAATGAAGGCCATCATGATTGCCGCACGCCTGGCCGGAAAGCAAAAATGATTTACGGCATAGGTACCGATATCATCAAAATAGATCGCATAGCAGCGGCTCTCGGCCGCCATGGCGATCGTTTTGCCGAGCGCATCTTGGGGAAGGAAGAACTGGAAAAATACCATAGACGCAAAGCCAAGGTTGAGGCGCGCGGTTTGCGTTTCCTGGCGACGCGCTTTGCCGCCAAGGAAGCATTTTCCAAGGCGATAGGTTTGGGTATACACATGCCGATGACTTGGCGCGCCGCGCAAATCCTGAATGCGCCGAGTGGCAAGCCTATCGTTGTGACCAGCGGCAAGCTGGCAGAATTCATGCAGGAAAACGGACTGACCGCACAGGTTTCGATTACGGATGAAGTCGAGTATGCGGTCGCTTTTGTGATTGTGGAGAAAAAATGAACGCAGTAAATCCAGCAGGAAAATTCGGCCCGGTAATGCTCGATGTGGTGGGTACCACCCTGAGCGCAGATGATATCCGCCGTATCCAGCATCCGCTGACCGGCGGTGTGATTTTGTTCGCGCGCAACTATACCGATCGCGCGCAATTGACGGCTTTGACGGCAGCTATCCATGCAGCGCGTCCGGGTATCGTGATTGCGGTCGACCATGAAGGTGGTCGCGTACAACGTTTCAAGACTGATGGCTTCACCCATCTGCCGGCAATGCGCAAGCTCGGCGCTTTATGGGACAAGGATGTATTGGCCGCGACCAAGGCTGCGACCGATGTTGGCTATGTATTGGCGGCGGAATTGCGTGCTTGTGGTGTTGACCTGTCGTTTACACCTGTACTGGATCTGGACTACGGCGAATCGGGTGTAATCGGCGATCGCGCCTTTCATCGTGATGCACGGGTAGTGACGATGCTGGCCAAGAGCCTGAACCACGGCCTGATGCTGGCCGGCATGCTCAATTGCGGCAAACATTTTCCTGGTCACGGCTTTGTCAAAGCGGATTCGCATCTGGAAATCCCGGTCGATGAACGTGAATTGAAGCAAATCCTGGCCGCAGATGCTGCACCATACGATTGGTTGGGCCTGAGCCTGGCCGGTGTGATGCCGGCGCATGTAATCTATCCGAAAGTCGATAAACATCCGGCTGGTTTTTCACGCAAATGGCTGACGATGTTGCGCAAGGATTTCGGTTTTGACGGTTTGATTTTCAGCGACGACCTCAGCATGGAAGGTGCGAGTGTCGCAGGTACTGTGATTGATGGTGCGCATGCAGCCTTGCAGGCCGGCTGCGACATGGTGCTGATCTGCAATTCACCGGATAAGGCGGATCAGTTGCTGGCCGGTTTGCAGGTCAGGGATAACAAGGCGACACAGGAATCCGCAGTGCGCATTGCCGCATTGACGCCACAGTCGCCGGCACTCACATGGGATGCCTTGCAGCAGGATGCGCGCTATATCGCTGCGAAGAAGGCGGCAAAAGCGCTCGCTGCAGCTTAAATGCGATACTTGTGTAAGCCTTGACCGAGCGTGTAAAAAAGATGTCCGAGACTGACGCACCAGATCCGCGGGCAATCGTGCTGGAAACGGTTGCAAAGCTGCCGAATTTGCCCGGCGTGTATCGCTATTTCGATGCCGAAGATAATCTGCTGTATGTCGGTAAGGCGCGCGACCTGAAGAAGCGGGTATCCAGTTACTTCCTGAAAAACCTGGCAAGTCCGCGCACTGCACTGATGGTGGAACGCATCGCGCGCCTGGAAACGACAGTGACGCGCAGCGAGGCGGAAGCATTGCTGCTGGAAAACAATCTCATCAAGACTTTGCAGCCGCGTTACAACATCCTGTTCCGCGACGACAAATCCTATCCCTACCTGAAAATCACCGGGCAGGAATATCCGCGCATGGCATATTACCGTGGCGCGGTAGACAAGAAAAACCAATACTTCGGTCCTTTCCCCAGCGGCTGGGCAGTCAAGGAGTCGATGCAGATATTGCAAAAGGTTTTCCTGTTGCGTACCTGTGAAGATTCGGTCTTTGCAAATCGTACGCGGCCATGCCTCTTGCATCAGATCCATCGCTGCAGCGGGCCTTGTGTCAACTTCATCAGCAAGGAAGATTACGCGCTGGATGTGGAAAATGCCGCGAAATTCCTGCGCGGTCGCCAGAGCGAAGTGCTGGAAACCTTACAAGGCAAGATGCTGGCCTATGCCGAAGAATTGAAATTCGAACAGGCCGCGCTGGTACGTAAC of Janthinobacterium sp. Marseille contains these proteins:
- the lepA gene encoding translation elongation factor 4; the encoded protein is MNNIRNFSIIAHIDHGKSTLADRIIQLCGGLSDREMEAQVLDSMDIERERGITIKAQTAALMYKARDGQVYNLNLIDTPGHVDFSYEVSRSLSACEGALLVVDASQGVEAQTVANCYTALDLGVEVVPVLNKIDLPSADPANAIAEIEEVIGIDASEAVHCSAKTGLGVQDVLESLITKVPPPKGDATAPLQALIVDSWFDNYVGVVMLVRVMNGTLRPKDKILLMASESQHLVESVGVFTPKSISRDTLTAGQVGFIIAGIKELKAAKVGDTVTLASRPAAEPLPGFKEVQPQVFAGLFPVEANQYDALRDSLEKLKLNDAALMYEPEVSQALGFGFRCGFLGLLHMEIVQERLEREFDMDLITTAPTVIYEVVLRDGSILMVDNPSKMPDPSKIEEIREPIVTVNLYMPQEYVGSVITLCTQKRGIQMDMSYHGKQVKLIYEMPMAEIVLDFFDKLKSTSRGYASMDYEFKEYRSSDVVKVDMLINSEKVDALAIIVHRANSQYRGRAVAAKMRELIPRQMFDVAIQAAIGANIISRENVKALRKNVLAKCYGGDISRKRKLLEKQKAGKKRMKQVGSVEIPQEAFLAILQVDDK
- the rnc gene encoding ribonuclease III — its product is MDLTLLQNRLGHTFKDAVLLQQALTHRSHGSVHNERLEFLGDSILNCVVASLLFDRYSKIDEGDLSRLRANLVKQQSLYEIAQRLELSHFLRLGEGELKSGGFRRPSILADTLEALFGAIFLDAGFDTARDVIRALYIPILDSVDPKTLGKDAKTLLQEYLQGKKIALPQYNVVATHGAAHNQEFEIECLVPKLDIQVFGTGGSRRAGEQAAAKLALEAVQAAFVKTPAASRKAKPRTAQLKLAGIATVQLDDADKAAAKASAKADAKNTKAEVKAVAEATETPVNDGQKSLIAEPDAAKTTDVASDDAATKTSTTSHSKIA
- the recO gene encoding DNA repair protein RecO; the encoded protein is MAASIADVSSFNDSSAEEQPSVHAESAAETSAAKTAKSSKAAPRRARTPEKEFRIADQPGFVLHSYPYKETSLIVDVFSRDHGRIALVAKGAKRPHSKLRGVLQTFQPLSVGWSGKAEVRTLTAAEWVGGLLPLEKSALLCGFYLNELLVKLLARDDPHPALFDHYVSALNQLAHDEPAPIVLRKFERALLKETGVASDWRVCTASGKAIVLEQIYVLDPERGPRPARPADVWPRVSGKTLLDMENEDYTDTQTQTQSKFLMRFLLAHHLNGAPLNTRQILIDLLQL
- a CDS encoding glutaredoxin family protein — protein: MIQFTLYSRTYCHLCDDMLHALQTLLGADSYAINVLDVDADEALVAQYDELVPVLVGHREGRAAQQICHYFLDEAAVRAFIARS
- a CDS encoding DUF4845 domain-containing protein, with the translated sequence MAYPLQNSRYQQGITLVSLILVLAVIGAIAVLALKVTPTVTEYFSIKKAIASVKAAGGSVPEMRAAFNRQAEVGYIDAIDGKDLDIVKNGDDTEISFAYQKTIPLGGPVSLLIDYAGSTGNGVAKKALP
- the lepB gene encoding signal peptidase I, which produces MTFQDILGNFSLILFILMVGTGIVWFLDVLYLKKQRRAKADAVLAEFDARNAKLAGEGIKPDNTGRAALEASLLRQPAWIEYSGSFFPVIALVFFLRSFLYEPFKIPSTSMVPTLQVGDLILVNKYQYGIRLPIINKKIIDIGNPQRGDVMVFKYPENMALDYIKRVVGVPGDTVTYRNKRLIVNGQPVSYKPLPDYLDEETLSYSKHLSEDLNGVAHQILNNPRAPSYVANPHDFPNRDLCTYDVEGFTCKVPAGQYFMMGDNRDNSLDSRYWGFVPDKNIVGKAFFIWLNLNNFPSNLGRIGNFQ
- the nagZ gene encoding beta-N-acetylhexosaminidase; translation: MNAVNPAGKFGPVMLDVVGTTLSADDIRRIQHPLTGGVILFARNYTDRAQLTALTAAIHAARPGIVIAVDHEGGRVQRFKTDGFTHLPAMRKLGALWDKDVLAATKAATDVGYVLAAELRACGVDLSFTPVLDLDYGESGVIGDRAFHRDARVVTMLAKSLNHGLMLAGMLNCGKHFPGHGFVKADSHLEIPVDERELKQILAADAAPYDWLGLSLAGVMPAHVIYPKVDKHPAGFSRKWLTMLRKDFGFDGLIFSDDLSMEGASVAGTVIDGAHAALQAGCDMVLICNSPDKADQLLAGLQVRDNKATQESAVRIAALTPQSPALTWDALQQDARYIAAKKAAKALAAA
- the era gene encoding GTPase Era, encoding MTESAALSHFRCGYIAIVGRPNVGKSTLMNELIGAKVSITSRKAQTTRHRITGIQTVEDAQFVYVDTPGFQTRHSNALNKTLNRTVTNTLTAADVILYVIEAGTFGQADQQVLDLIPKNVPCILVINKSDRVKDKAVLLPFAQQIAAKRDFTAVVPVSAKLRFQLEGLQGEIKKYLPEGPPIFGEDDITDRSEKFLAAEIVREKVFRFVGDELPYTSTVLIEKFEVEGNLRRVFAAILVERDTHKSMVIGNKGARLKDISTQARLDMERLFGGPVYLEIWVKVKSGWADNEAGLRAYGYE
- the acpS gene encoding holo-ACP synthase; protein product: MIYGIGTDIIKIDRIAAALGRHGDRFAERILGKEELEKYHRRKAKVEARGLRFLATRFAAKEAFSKAIGLGIHMPMTWRAAQILNAPSGKPIVVTSGKLAEFMQENGLTAQVSITDEVEYAVAFVIVEKK
- the pdxJ gene encoding pyridoxine 5'-phosphate synthase gives rise to the protein MSFLQPASTIIDLGINIDHVATLRNARGTVYPDPLQAALLAEEAGADAITLHLREDRRHIKDADVELIRPKLLTRMNLESAVTTEMVDFACRIKPQDVCLVPERREEVTTEGGLDIVKYFDVVAAAIRQLQAEGIRVSLFIDADAEQIQAAAEAGAPVIELHTGRYADAHDAAQQQAELERVRRGVAEGMARGLKVNAGHGLHYTNVQAIAAIPDIAELNIGHAIVAHAVFVGWQNAVREMKAIMIAARLAGKQK